The sequence CTAAATTAGCAGCTGAAATTGATAAGCTTATTTCAGATATAGAAAATGCTAACTGGAATAAGCCAACTGACATTAAAGATAAAAGACCAGATGCTGATTGTGTTCACAGTGACGGTTTTTACTTCTTTGATATTCATATTCATAGAACAATGATTCTTATAGTTTTTGAAGAAAATGAAGCTACTGTTATCTGGACCGGTTCGCATGACGAATATGATAAAACATTCAAAGGTAATAAGAAGACCATTGAAAAATGGTTACGAAATCAACAACTAATATAGTATGGAAAGGCTAGCTATAAATAACATACAAAAGCTTAATGAATTAAAGGGTGAATTGGAATATGAGCGGGCTACTTCATTATATTTGAAATTGCGTAAGCTAGAGAAAGAAGACAGCAACTATACCTCTCTTCGCAAACATCTTAGAAAACTCATCCTAAAGTATGAACAGGATCATTGGTCAGATGAGTCTAAAATTGAAGACAAGCAAATTGAGGAAAGTGATCTGGCTGAATCTATAGTCCAATCAGAAAATGAGTTTTACCAAAGACGAAAAGAACTGATCAGAGAGAAATTGAAAGAATCAGGATTAAACCAGAATGATCTTGCTAAAATTTTGGGTCATCGAAAAGGCTATATGTCAGAGCTCATAAATGGTTTGAGGCCCTTTTCCAAGGAAGACCTGGTTATTATCAACCGTCTTTTCGGGATTAAGCTGGAAGATTTAATCCCTCCGTTTATAAAACAAGATAAAGCCAAACAAGTCCGAAACGCCTTAAAATCCATCCCTAACAACAAAATTAAACTTTCAAAAAAGGACTTTGATCTGTATATTTCATAACCTTTTTTAATGCTACATTCGCTAATATTTAAAATGCCATATAAGCTATGCGGGCAGACTTCCGACGTTTTTGGTGCTCGGCTTCAGACAGGTTTATTAACGGCGAACCCAACCAACCGGAGTTATCAATGCTGGTTAGAATGCTTCCCTTTTTCATCCCGGACGGTGCATTCAG is a genomic window of Bacteroidales bacterium containing:
- a CDS encoding helix-turn-helix transcriptional regulator encodes the protein MERLAINNIQKLNELKGELEYERATSLYLKLRKLEKEDSNYTSLRKHLRKLILKYEQDHWSDESKIEDKQIEESDLAESIVQSENEFYQRRKELIREKLKESGLNQNDLAKILGHRKGYMSELINGLRPFSKEDLVIINRLFGIKLEDLIPPFIKQDKAKQVRNALKSIPNNKIKLSKKDFDLYIS
- a CDS encoding type II toxin-antitoxin system HigB family toxin, encoding MRLVSWIALELLRKDRLLKLKKKNRGNTKLAAEIDKLISDIENANWNKPTDIKDKRPDADCVHSDGFYFFDIHIHRTMILIVFEENEATVIWTGSHDEYDKTFKGNKKTIEKWLRNQQLI